Proteins co-encoded in one Bombus pyrosoma isolate SC7728 linkage group LG4, ASM1482585v1, whole genome shotgun sequence genomic window:
- the LOC122566917 gene encoding ankyrin repeat and KH domain-containing protein 1 isoform X2, with protein MQNVAQGTTSDSQKHEKSASVHHDIGKTSSTPQSSNSSPTKSETETFSELQPRFMADSSESEEDSVSEVNRVKKTCHIVNKVECFAIDQVELDEGHHLESSKLLLTSEDPERSVDPETQARLESLLEVAGIGKLSSGDGKHLPDHEVLRRITSSVSCALDEAAAALTRMRSDNPRTQNEKRSLVEACTDGDVGTVRKLLTEGRSVHETTEEGESLLSLACSAGYYELAQVLLAMSANVEDRGIKGDCTPLMEAASAGHVDVVSLLIAHGADVNAQSTSGNTPLMYGCAGGHEEVVRVLLEAGANVEDHNENGHTPLMEAASAGHVPVAKILLEHGAGINTHSNEFKESALTLACYKGHLEMVRFLLEAGADQEHKTDEMHTALMEASMDGHVEVARLLLDSGAQVNMPTDSFESPLTLAACGGHVDLAMLLIERGANIEEVNDEGYTPLMEAAREGHEEMVALLLSQGANINAQTEETQETALTLACCGGFLEVADFLIKAGADIELGASTPLMEAAQEGHLELVRYLLESAADVHAQTQTGDTALTYACENGHTDVADLLLQFGADLEHESEGGRTPLMKACRAGHLCTVQFLITKRADVNRQTTNNDHTPLSLACAGGHLAVVELLLAQSANPFHKLKDNSTMLIEAAKGGHTSVVQLLLDYPHSIMMSTPHNATPTPMLLPQQQQQQQQQQQQQQQSHQQQQQHITHQQHVPHQQHASTQPQSHQQQQQHAADQPQSQNLQPKHNTQKSLLRKNRSVTMMPDTSLTSAEAQQVRSQPAGESIVTTKDDTNILDKGSGGFTNLSEPNISLSPAPAPTPGLNVTDSRKNTRQEQILHKQQIFEELQRVERELQIKGPGHWFCSAKNPVVTQQQQQQQEDSSDPDTLSSGLVCSTSGMSGNSLSHQGTSQAMSLYNAFLRGKRIAQEAQLSLAPTISETFPTTNAFPTSPPLSLATIPVTSSVPLATSNTSSTTTPSPPSISTPPTVMAVSQPITASSDVSQNTAISDRPKAKPVSKKEGKNIRKASSSVMAGKLQQQQQQQQQANLMAGLQQQYQQKQRQHTYQVQQVHQLQQLNQQLQLQLDQVQVQQQQQPQQQAQQQQQQQQHQQQQSQSQQQTGVVTANGNNILMPTQLMSHLHPTHTHHLHDQQADPDLARLHRDGACPFVAAAQKAKALCTSESVIKLEDGTHIPLDDAFEIFRSISFDDTVDVATEDQEKLELKRLEVTNGKDSQQQQQQQQQQQQQQQHLQTTQIVQQTTSPYTSQEYFTNPVLPTLPSLQVTSAGVQIQADISAGLQLTGPQSLQSQAFKDGYLEGFRTHFQPQLLLQSSQITFPTQALPTVSEATGIIDSISHQTNGYAQSTTCSTNQVQVATQTQAPATTTAATIVASDKKQVYTAPTTGKGKKGRYPLLSQQPSCQQQQQQTANTQQQTPNFPSQNYQLDPTTVAGQYTTGVPTVGGYTTSQVPPASFSCMDVDSETDSNHDTALTLACAGGHEELVELLLSRGADIEHRDKKGFTPLILAATAGHQKVVEILLNHGADIEAQSERTKDTPLSLACSGGRYEVVELLLNRGANKEHRNVSDYTPLSLAASGGYVNIIKLLLSHGAEINSRTGSKLGISPLMLAAMNGHVAAVKLLLDMGSDINAQIETNRNTALTLACFQGRHEVVSLLLDRKANVEHRAKTGLTPLMEAASGGYVEVGRVLLTKGADVNATPVPSSRDTALTIAADKGHCRFVELLLSRGTQVEVKNKKGNSPLWLAANGGHLNVVDLLYHAGADIDSQDNRKVSCLMAAFRKGHIKVVKWMVNHVTQFPSDQEMTRYIATVSDKELLEKCQECVKVIRAAKETQAAKANKNATILLEELDMEKTREESKKAAAARRRERKKKKKLEKKEEKRKLHEEYKKNETNYEDKEENGKKSGDEECDRADDSEHETGDSCERMDSMPSPVNRSPEDPYREEGDSGIDANSQGSCSSNDVKAREKKKEKKKKKANSPNNNEKDTSPQRSPKSVVTQGTTLSQNSITPTKSQNNTTEKRIMTNVSNTVSVSATSATMSSRSSTVNCGERKLKGQLVFESSRHPADREDFEATGNETYMPGKGKKTYNNQYDGDALNTSTKSNNTTSPKQAGKREEGWKEVVRKGQSDDSGRFMNSPFRSKKVSVPPNAISRVIGRGGSNINAIRGATGAHIEVEKQSKCQGERIITIKGSSDATKQAHTLIAALIKDPDVDILQMLPKSKLTVVTTSSWDKTVSTVASSKAKLGPVNKPPSLTSSSSSTQINKSSYTSGVSTVNQLIPLRSSSTIKLAGPFPTPLPRATAPRLVAAAEKRAQAVAAQMASSSNTKTTMSYTSAIMTAGRATKIVTTSTTQTFAAKLSEITASTHTSTTVMQSTHTTVNKQKSLQANSVTVVSATAAAMAQSSSQQSAVNTSPKHCRPLPTLSAPPTMVSHYSGKSTYSPGSNVAVSPATSTVVAYCSESTVTSTCSNSSIRVSPSPPISSQCQQQLQQQQQQARSPPPIASTIQEQQQQQQQQQQQTNNTPLEYSLFNDTFTKVTQQSMWGSRENESQKGMNFATVAGGGGVSVNISGSSSSKFIDSIPPQVDASKAPGYRGTAMCSPVSSKSNNTTNTNATSIGSGGVSSNAGHNPIQPPQFQSSGNYNEHPLSSKPPGSLAVARPVIPQQNIEMGAAMGAQFSRPVFQGELTGTRNTTTHQPHVIASTSQPTLDVGLFKGNNIGYEHPNVNSSLLKMVPNEGQGHPLLPFHPHMQNFAQTIAPSASVNTTVSMSRLNPRAPDFSSSLHLNSKPQVTMFNAGSAAAGMHPNMFATVPPPPPSAIQSNNLAMLGNFPLGKYQAPSRATPGNTGISTNGQTRWPFAPPHNNYPPHQDPMIGQIGFSNHLANLTAQPGSIDLITSLENGGSPAISPSSPAQVAQEMNQLKIEDRKVPRPIGTERAWKNYATAGMGPGGDADSINWMLNNEKLVGSWANLAPGIDRHQMFRSNATYNRISNVDAELHHMMESSFQGHVDTQQQPFPNGSATTLSLMPGLTLLPGQFGTPTLTEIPPNEANKMDPPAWGIPDTVQDKQHPAWNKWTH; from the exons ATGCAGAATGTAGCACAAGGAACAACCTCGGATAGTCAGAAGCACGAGAAATCAGCAAGCGTTCACCACGACATTGGAAAGACGTCGTCGACTCCCCAGTCTTCGAATTCCAGCCCTACCAAGTCAGAGACGGAAACCTTCTCCGAATTGCAGCCGCGCTTTATGGCAGACTCGTCGGAGAGCGAAGAGGACAGTGTTTCAGAGGTAAACCGAGTCAAAAAAACATGCCACATCGTGAATAAG GTGGAGTGTTTTGCAATTGATCAGGTTGAATTAGACGAAGGTCATCATTTAGAATCGTCCAAGCTTCTGTTAACTTCTGAAGATCCAGAGAGATCTGTGGATCCTGAAACTCAGGCTCGATTAGAATCGTTGCTGGAAGTAGCTGGTATTGGCAAGTTGTCATCAGGCGATGGGAAGCACTTGCCTGATCACGAAGTGCTCCGTCGCATAACATCTAGTGTTTCTTGTGCATTAGATGAAGCAGCAGCTGCATTGACTCGTATGCGCAGCGATAATCCACGCACACAAAACGAAAAGCGCTCTCTAGTAGAGGCTTGCACTGACGGAGACGTAGGTActgttagaaaattattaacagaAGGACGCAGTGTTCACGAGACTACAGAGGAGGGAGAGAGTTTGCTCTCTCTCGCCTGTTCAGCTGGATATTACGAACTTGCTCAG GTACTTTTGGCAATGAGTGCAAACGTGGAGGATCGTGGCATAAAGGGGGATTGTACCCCTTTAATGGAGGCTGCCAGTGCAGGGCATGTAGATGTTGTAAGCTTGCTTATTGCGCATGGAGCTGATGTTAATGCTCAATCTACTTCAG GTAATACACCTCTTATGTATGGCTGTGCGGGTGGTCACGAAGAGGTAGTGCGAGTATTATTAGAAGCAGGTGCCAATGTTGAAGATCATAATGAAAACGGTCATACACCTTTAATGGAAGCAGCTAGTGCTGGACATGTTCCAGTAGCTAAGATCTTGCTAGAACATGGCGCTGGAATTAATACTCATTCTAATGAATTTAAAGAATCCGCGCTAACACTAGCCTGTTACAAAGGTCATTTGGAAATGGTTCGCTTCTTATTAGAAGCTGGCGCAGATCAG GAGCACAAAACTGATGAAATGCACACTGCCCTTATGGAAGCATCAATGGATGGTCATGTAGAAGTAGCTCGTTTGCTCTTAGATTCAGGTGCCCAGGTGAATATGCCAACAGACAGTTTTGAATCTCCATTAACTTTGGCTGCTTGTGGAGGTCACGTTGATCTGGCTATGCTCCTGATTGAACGAGGAGCTAATATCGAAGAAGTAAATGATGAAGGTTACACCCCATTAATGGAAGCAGCACGTGAAGGTCACGAAGAAATGGTTGCTTTACTTTTGAGTCAAG GGGCGAACATCAATGCTCAAACCGAAGAAACACAAGAAACAGCACTTACTTTAGCCTGTTGCGGTGGCTTTCTAGAAGTTGctgattttctaattaaagcAGGAGCTGATATTGAATTAGGTGCCTCTACTCCTCTAATGGAAGCTGCACAGGAAGGTCATTTAGAACTCGTTCGTTACTTACTTGAATCTGCGGCAGATGTCCACGCTCAAACTCAAACAGGAGATACTGCATTAACGTATGCTTGTGAAAATGGTCATACCGATGTTGCGGATCTCTTACTTCAGTTTGGTGCTGATCTG gAGCATGAATCAGAGGGAGGAAGAACACCGTTGATGAAGGCATGTAGAGCCGGCCATCTCTGTACAGTTCAGTTTCTTATAACGAAACGTGCAGACGTTAATAGGCAAACAACCAATAACGATCACACTCCCCTCTCGCTAGCTTGCGCTGGTGGACATCTTGCAGTTGTAGAACTTTTACTTGCTCAGTCTGCTAATCCGTTTCATAAACTGAAG gaTAATTCTACGATGTTGATAGAAGCTGCAAAGGGTGGGCATACTAGTGTAGTTCAACTTCTATTGGATTACCCTCACAGTATTATGATGAGTACACCGCATAATGCAACACCTACACCTATGTTGCTCccacaacaacagcagcagcagcaacagcagcagcagcagcaacaacaatcacatcaacaacaacagcagcataTTACACATCAGCAGCATGTGCCCCATCAACAACATGCATCTACGCAGCCACAGTCACAccaacaacagcagcaacatGCTGCCGATCAACCACAATCGCAAAATCTTCAACCTAAACACAATACACAAAAATCGTTACTAAGAAAAAACCGATCCGTAACGATGATGCCAGATACAAGTCTTACTTCCGCTGAGGCGCAACAAGTTCGTTCTCAGCCCGCAGGAGAATCAATTGTAACCACGAAAGATGATACCAATATTCTGGATAAAGGTAGTGGAGGATTTACCAACCTTTCAGAACCTAATATCAGCCTCAGCCCTGCTCCAGCGCCAACACCAGGGTTGAATGTTACGGATAGCCGAAAGAATACTCGACAAGAGCAGATCCTACATAAGCAacaaatttttgaagaattacaa AGGGTAGAGAGAGAACTTCAAATTAAAGGTCCGGGACATTGGTTCTGTAGTGCAAAGAATCCTGTTGTAActcaacaacagcaacagcagcaagAAGATTCTAGTGATCCAGATACATTATCATCAG GTTTAGTTTGCAGTACAAGTGGCATGTCCGGAAATTCATTAAGTCATCAAGGCACCAGCCAAGCGATGTCACTGTATAATGCATTTCTTAGAGGAAAACGAATTGCACAAGAAGCTCAGTTATCCTTAGCTCCAACCATATCGGAAACTTTTCCCACGACAAACGCTTTCCCTACatctcctcctctttctcttgcgACGATACCTGTTACATCGTCCGTTCCATTGGCTACTTCAAATACATCTTCAACAACTACGCCAAGTCCTCCAAGTATATCCACCCCTCCCACCGTTATGGCAGTTTCCCAACCCATTACCGCGAGTAGTGATGTTAGCCAGAATACTGCTATAAGCGATCGCCCAAAAGCGAAACCTGTCTCTAAAAAAGAAGGTAAAAATATCCGGAAAGCTTCGTCCAGTGTAATGGCCGGAAAGTtgcaacaacagcagcaacaacaacaacaagctAACTTGATGGCTGGTCTTCAACAGCAATACCAGCAAAAACAACGACAACATACTTATCAAGTCCAACAGGTACACCAACTGCAACAGCTGAACCAACAATTGCAGTTACAATTGGATCAAGTGCAG GtacagcaacaacagcaaccaCAACAGCAAGctcagcagcagcagcagcaacaacaacatcAACAACAGCAATCACAATCACAGCAACAAACTGGAGTAGTAACTGCTAATGGAAATAACATACTTATGCCCACTCAATTAATGTCACATCTTCATCCAACGCACACCCATCATCTTCATGATCAG CAGGCAGATCCTGACTTAGCAAGATTACATCGAGATGGAGCTTGTCCCTTTGTTGCTGCGGCTCAAAAAGCAAAGGCTCTTTGTACAAGTGAAAgtgttataaaattagaagatgGCACGCATATTCCTTTGGATGatgcttttgaaatttttcgatcTATTAGTTTTGACGATACTGTTGatg TAGCAACGGAAGATCAAGAAAAGCTTGAATTGAAAAGATTAGAAGTGACAAATGGTAAGGATTctcaacagcaacaacaacaacagcaacaacagcagcagcagcagcaacattTGCAAACCACGCAAATAGTTCAACAAACAACCAGTCCTTATACTTCTCAAGAGTATTTTACCAATCCTGTGTTACCAACTTTGCCTTCGCTTCAAGTAACTAGTGCTGGTGTTCAAATACAAGCTGATATATCAGCAGGTTTGCAGTTAACTGGTCCACAATCCCTACAGAGTCAAGCATTTAAAGACGGATATTTGGAAGGTTTTCGAACACATTTTCAACCACAATTGTTACTGCAATCCTCCCAGATAA CATTTCCAACACAAGCTTTGCCAACTGTAAGCGAAGCAACAGGAATAATAGATAGTATATCCCATCAAACAAATGGTTATGCTCAATCAACAACCTGTAGTACTAATCAGGTTCAAGTGGCTACTCAAACCCAAGCGCCAGCAACAACAACTGCTGCAACCATTGTTGCTTCAGATAAAAAACAAGTTTATACAGCTCCAACGACCGgtaaaggaaaaaagggaCGATATCCACTTCTGTCACAACAACCATCATgtcaacaacaacaacaacaaactGCCAATACCCAACAGCAAACTCCCAATTTTCCCAGCCAGAATTATCAATTGGACCCAACGACAG TTGCTGGTCAGTACACAACAGGTGTTCCAACAGTTGGTGGTTATACTACTAGTCAAGTACCGCCTGCATCATTTTCTTGTATGGACGTGGATTCCGAAACTGACAGTAACCATGATACAGCTTTGACATTGGCATGTGCTGGTGGTCATGAAGAACTCGTTGAACTTTTGTTAAGTCGTGGTGCCGACATAG AACATAGAGATAAAAAGGGATTTACTCCGCTTATATTGGCAGCAACAGCAGGTCACCAAAAAGTGGTAGAAATACTTTTGAATCATGGAGCTGATATAGAAGCTCAATCTGAGCGCACCAAGGATACACCTTTGTCTCTTGCCTGCAGCGGTGGTAGATACGAAGTGGTAGAGCTTCTCCTTAATCGGGGTGCTAATAAGGAACACCGTAATGTTTCTGATTACACACCTTTGAGCCTTGCAGCATCTGGTGGATacgttaatataataaagctTCTTCTTAGTCATGGTGCTGAAATTAATTCCCGGACTGGGTCAAAATTAGGTATTTCTCCACTCATGCTTGCAGCCATGAATGGTCATGTTG CGGCGGTCAAGCTATTATTAGACATGGGCAGTGATATAAATGCTCAAATAGAGACTAATCGTAATACGGCGCTAACGTTGGCATGTTTTCAAGGAAGACACGAGGTCGTTAGTCTTCTTCTCGATCGAAAAGCTAACGTAGAACATCGAGCTAAG aCCGGATTAACACCGTTAATGGAAGCGGCTAGTGGAGGATACGTAGAAGTTGGACGTGTTTTACTTACTAAAGGAGCAGATGTTAATGCTACTCCCGTTCCATCATCTCGCGACACTGCCCTCACTATTGCTGCTGACAAAGGACACTGCCGTTTTGtagaattattattgtcaag AGGAACGCAAGTAGAGGTGaagaacaaaaaaggaaatagtCCATTATGGTTAGCGGCAAATGGAGGGCATTTGAATGTTGTTGATTTATTGTATCATGCTGGAGCAGATATTGATTCGCAAGACAATCGAAAG GTTTCTTGTTTGATGGCCGCTTTTCGTAAAGGACATATTAAAGTTGTTAAGTGGATGGTAAATCATGTTACTCAATTTCCAAGTGACCAAGAAATGACGAGGTATATAGCTACCGTCAGTGACAAGGAACTCTTAGAAAAATGTCAGGAATGTGTGAAAGTTATACGTGCGGCAAAGGAAACTCAAGCAgcaaaagcaaataaaaatgcaacgaTACTATTGGAAGAGCTTGATATGGAAAAGACGAGGGAAGAGTCGAAAAAAGCCGCGGCTGCTCGCAGGagagagcgaaagaaaaaaaagaaacttgagaaaaaagaggagaaacgaAAGTTACACgaagaatataagaaaaatgaaacaaattatgaagataaagaagaaaatgggaAGAAATCCGGAGACGAGGAATGCGATAGAGCGGATGATAGTGAACACGAAACTGGAGACAGTTGTGAAAGAATGGACAGTATGCCATCACCGGTTAACAGAAGTCCGGAAGATCCTTACAGAGAGGAAGGCGATAGCGGAATCGATGCGAATAGTCAAGGCAGCTGTAGTAGTAATGACGTCAAAGctagagagaaaaagaaggagaaaaagaaaaagaaagctaaTAGTCCAAACAACAATGAAAAAGACACGTCTCCCCAAAGATCTCCAAAGTCTGTTGTCACGCAAGGCACTACTTTGTCACAAAATTCTATTACACCGACAAAATCTCAAAATAATACGACCGAAAA GAGAATTATGACCAATGTTTCTAATACAGTATCCGTATCCGCAACCTCTGCGACAATGAGTTCTAGATCTTCGACTGTGAATTGTGGTGAACGTAAATTGAAAGGTCAACTGGTATTTGAATCGTCGAGGCATCCTGCCGATAGAGAAGACTTTGAAGCAACTGGCAATGAAACATATATGCCTGGTAAAGGCAAAAAAActtataataatcaatatgATGGCGACGCGTTGAATACTTCTACGAAGTCAAACAACACAACCAGTCCTAAGCAAGCAGGCAAACGTGAAGAAGGCTGGAAAGAAGTTGTACGAAA GGGACAGTCGGATGATTCTGGGAGATTTATGAATTCACCATTCCGTTCAAAAAAAGTATCTGTTCCACCAAATGCTATTAGTCGAGTTATCGGAAGAGGTGGAAGTAATATAAATGCTATTAGAGGTGCAACAGGAGCGCATATCGAAGTTGAAAAACAAAGCAAATGCCAGGGCGAAcgaattattactattaa AGGATCGTCCGATGCGACAAAACAGGCTCATACATTAATAGCTGCTCTCATTAAAGATCCAGATGTTGATATATTGCAAATGCTTCCAAAATCGAAACTCACAGTTGTTACTACTTCCTCTTGGGATAAAACCGTATCTACTGTAGCT tcGAGCAAAGCAAAGTTGGGTCCTGTAAATAAACCTCCAAGTCTAACGTCTAGTTCCAGTAGTAcgcaaattaataaatctagTTACACATCCGGAGTTTCTACCGTTAATCAGTTGATTCCACTTCGATCGTCGTCAACCATTAAACTTGCTGGACCATTTCCAACGCCTTTACCACGCGCAACGGCACCCAGACTTGTGGCTGCGg CTGAAAAACGAGCTCAAGCTGTGGCAGCCCAGATGGCTTCGTCATCAAACACGAAGACAACAATGTCATATACGAGTGCAATTATGACTGCTGGAAGAGCAACAAAAATTGTAACGACAAGTACCACGCAAACGTTTGCAGCAAAGTTATCCGAAATCACTGCCTCAACGCATACATCTACTACCGTCATGCAGTCTACTCATACTACGGTAAACAAGCAAAAATCGTTGCAAGCAAATTCGGTGACTGTTGTATCAGCTACAGCTGCGGCAATGGCTCAGAGTTCGTCTCAACAGTCTGCAGTCAATACATCGCCAAAACACTGCCGACCACTGCCTACTTTGTCTGCACCACCAACTATGGTCTCCCATTATTCCGGAAAGTCTACTTACTCTCCTGGCTCGAACGTGGCAGTATCACCGGCAACAAGCACTGTGGTTGCGTACTGCTCGGAAAGTACCGTCACTTCGACTTGTTCGAACTCCTCGATACGAGTCAGTCCGTCACCCCCGATATCATCGCAATGTCAACAACAGTtgcaacagcagcaacagcaagCACGTAGTCCACCACCTATTGCATCGACAATTCAagagcaacagcaacagcagcaacaacaacaacagcagacGAATAATACACCTCTCGAATATTCCCTATTCAATGATACGTTTACGAAAGTTACACAACAATCCATGTGGGGTAGTCGAGAAAATGAATCTCAGAAGGGTATGAATTTCGCGACTGTAGCTGGTGGTGGTGGAGTGTCCGTTAACATTTCGGGTTCATCCTCGTCTAAATTCATCGACAGCATACCCCCTCAG GTGGATGCTTCGAAAGCTCCTGGATATCGAGGGACAGCTATGTGCTCCCCCGTTTCAAGTAAATCAAACAATACAACTAATACGAACGCGACTAGCATAGGAAGCGGAGGTGTATCATCGAATGCTGGGCACAATCCTATTCAACCACCGCAATTTCAGTCGTCCGGAAATTATAATGAACATCCTCTTTCAAGCAAACCACCAGGTAGTTTGGCTGTAGCGCGGCCGGTAATTCCTCagcaaaatatagaaatggGAGCAGCTATGGGAGCTCAGTTTAGTAGACCAGTGTTTCAAGGGGAATTGACAGGAACTCGAAATACGACAACCCATCAGCCACACGTGATTGCCTCTACATCACAACCGACATTGGACGTGGGTTTGTTTAAAGGAAACAACATCGGCTATGAGCATCCAAACGTGAATTCAAGTTTATTAAAGATGGTGCCAAACGAAGGACAGGGTCATCCGCTTTTACCTTTTCACCCGCATATGCAGAATTTCGCGCAAACAATAGCGCCATCTGCTTCGGTGAACACTACAGTCAGTATGTCCAGATTAAACCCCAGAGCACCTGACTTTTCTAGCTCGTTACATTTGAATAGCAAACCTCAAGTGACAATGTTTAACGCGGGTTCGGCAGCGGCAGGAATGCATCCAAACATGTTCGCCACTGTACCGCCGCCTCCTCCGTCCGCGATTCAGTCTAATAACCTGGCAATGCttggaaattttcctttaGGAAAATATCAGGCACCCTCTCGAGCCACTCCAGGCAATACCGGAATCTCGACTAACGGGCAAACTCGTTGGCCGTTTGCTCCACCGCACAATAATTACCCGCCCCATCAAGATCCAATGATAGGCCAAATTGGTTTCTCCAATCATTTGGCAAATTTAACCGCACAACCTGGAAGCATTGATTTGATTACAAGCCTAGAGAATGGCGGTTCACCAGCTATATCACCTTCTTCGCCGGCACAGGTAGCTCAGGAAATGAATCAGCTTAAGATCGAGGATCGTAAAGTACCACGACCCATCGGTACGGAAAGAGCCTGGAAAAATTACGCAACGGCAGGGATGGGACCCGGAGGTGATGCTGATTCCATTAATTGGATGTTGAACAATGAAAAGCTTGTCGGATCTTGGGCGAATTTGGCGCCGGGCATAGACAGACACCAAATGTTCCGATCTAACGCTACTTACAATCGTATATCCAACGTCGATGCCGAACTTCATCACATGATGGAATCTTCATTCCAG